In Lycium ferocissimum isolate CSIRO_LF1 chromosome 11, AGI_CSIRO_Lferr_CH_V1, whole genome shotgun sequence, a single genomic region encodes these proteins:
- the LOC132035788 gene encoding beta-1,2-xylosyltransferase, translating into MMSKKKLKILVSLFALNSITLYLYFSSHPDHFRHKKYPQNHSPITQNHFSSSENRFYPSENHQNSKPWPILPSYLPWSQNPNTPYRSCEGYFGNGFSKKIDLLKNSPALHRSFDGASPELRRSLGGGWFRCFFSETLQSSICEGGAVKMNSERISMSRGGEKLDTVIGRGEDEELPVFKEGAFEILVNDRKKIGKKLSDEEFLSKYLPEGAISRHTMRELVDSIRLVGADEFHCSEWIEEPSLLITRFEYANLFHTVTDWYSAYAASRVTGLPSRPHLVFVDGHCETQLEETWRALFSSLTYAKNFSGPVCFRHAILSPLGYETALFKGLTEHIDCSGASAHDLWQNPDDKKTARLSEFGEMIRAAFGFPVDRQNIPRTATGPNVLFVRREDYLAHPRHGGKVQSRLSNEQQVFDSIKSWAGNHTGCKLNVINGLFAHMSMKEQVRAIQDASVIVGAHGAGLTHIVSAAPKAVILEIISSEYRRPHFALIAQWKGLEYHPIYLQGGHADPPVVIDELSSILKSLGC; encoded by the exons ATGATGAgcaaaaaaaagctaaaaattcTTGTTTCTCTCTTTGCTCTAAATTCAATAACTCTATATCTCTACTTCTCTTCACACCCAGATCATTTCCGTCACAAAAAATATCCTCAAAACCACTCCCCCATCACCCAAAACCACTTTTCTTCATCGGAAAACCGCTTTTACCCATCGGAAAACCACCAAAATTCCAAACCATGGCCTATATTACCTTCCTATCTTCCTTGGTCACAAAACCCAAACACCCCTTATCGATCTTGTGAAGGTTACTTTGGAAATGGGTTCAGTAAAAAAATCGATCTTCTCAAGAACTCGCCGGCGCTTCACCGGAGCTTCGACGGAGCTTCACCGGAGCTTCGCCGGAGCTTAGGTGGAGGGTGGTTTAGGTGTTTCTTTAGTGAGACATTGCAGAGTTCGATATGTGAAGGAGGTGCTGTAAAGATGAATTCGGAGAGAATTTCGATGTCTCGTGGTGGTGAGAAATTGGATACGGTTATCGGTAGAGGAGAAGATGAGGAATTACCTGTTTTTAAAGAGGGTGCTTTTGAGATATTGGTTAATGATAGGaagaaaattgggaaaaaattgAGTGATGAGGAGTTCTTGAGTAAATATTTACCTGAAGGTGCGATATCGAGGCATACTATGAGGGAGTTAGTTGATTCGATTCGGTTGGTTGGTGCTGATGAATTTCACTGTTCTGAG TGGATTGAGGAGCCATCACTTTTGATTACACGATTTGAGTATGCAAACCTTTTCCACACAGTTACTGATTGGTATAGTGCATACGCGGCATCTAGAGTTACTGGTTTGCCCAGCCGGCCACATTTGGTTTTTGTAGATGGCCATTGTGAG ACACAATTGGAGGAAACATGGAGAGCATTGTTTTCAAGCCTCACTTATGCTAAAAACTTTAGTGGTCCGGTTTGTTTCCGCCATGCTATCCTCTCACCTTTGGGATATGAAACTGCCCTATTTAAGGGACTGACAGAACACATAGATTGTAGTGGAGCTTCTGCCCATGATTTGTGGCAAAATCCCGATGACAAAAAAACTGCACGGTTATCCGAGTTTGGGGAGATGATCAGAGCAGCCTTTGGATTTCCTGTGGATAGACAGAACATCCCGAGAACAGCCACAGGCCCTAATGTCCTCTTTGTTAGACGTGAGGATTATTTAGCTCATCCACGTCATGGTGGAAAGGTCCAGTCTAGGCTTAGCAATGAACAACAAGTATTTGATTCCATAAAAAGCTGGGCCGGGAACCACACAGGGTGCAAATTAAATGTGATTAACGGATTATTCGCACACATGTCCATGAAAGAGCAAGTTCGAGCAATCCAAGATGCTTCTGTAATTGTTGGTGCTCATGGAGCAGGTCTAACTCACATTGTTTCTGCAGCACCAAAAGCTGTAATACTAGAAATTATAAGCAGCGAATATAGGCGTCCCCATTTTGCTCTGATTGCACAATGGAAAGGATTGGAGTACCATCCCATTTATTTGCAGGGGGGACATGCAGACCCACCAGTCGTGATCGACGAGCTCAGCAGCATTTTGAAGAGTCTTGGGTGCTAA
- the LOC132036473 gene encoding putative MO25-like protein At5g47540 isoform X2, whose protein sequence is MPIPATQIAGLANGVNGSKSVKRSSSNLKKLFTKALRSTGVKSIFKSKAKPKLPADVVRRVRLLLEAVDSLDDNVDPKRFDKMQELDTLLHEMKSILYGSNECEPAVEACAQLTQEFFRDNTLRLIIVCLPKLNLEARKDATRIVANLQRQPVNSRLIASDYLEANTDLMDHLVSGYDDPSLALHYGAMLRECIRHQVVARYVLKSEHMKKFFDHMQIPEFDVAADATATFKELMTRHKSTVAEFLFENYDWFFPEFNAKLLESANYITRRQAIKLLGDILLDRSNSAVMTRYVSSKDNLRILMNLLREASKNIQLDAFHVFKLFVANRNKPSDIINIIVANRSKLLRFFASFRIDKEDEQFEADKAQVV, encoded by the exons ATGCCGATTCCGGCGACCCAAATCGCTGGGTTAGCGAATGGGGTAAATGGGTCTAAGTCCGTGAAACGATCTTCGAGTAATTTGAAGAAGTTGTTTACTAAGGCGTTGCGTTCCACCGGTGTTAAGTCCATCTTCAAATCAAAGGCTAAGCCTAAGCTTCCTGCGGACGTTGTTCGTCGTGTTAGGTTATTGCTCGAGGCTGTTGATTCCCTTGACGACAATGTTGATCCCAAGCGTTTCGATAAG ATGCAGGAATTGGATACTCTTTTACATGAGATGAAATCCATCTTGTATGGAAGTAATGAATGTGAACCCGCTGTTGAAGCCTGCGCGCAACTGACTCAAGAATTTTTTCGAGATAATACACTCCGTCTTATCATCGTTTGTCTTCCTAAATTGAACTTGGAG GCCCGAAAAGATGCCACGCGAATTGTTGCCAATCTGCAAAGGCAACCAGTTAATTCGCGCTTGATTGCTTCTGATTACTTGGAAGCCAACACAGACCTTATGGATCATTTGGTATCTGG gtatGATGATCCAAGTCTTGCTTTGCATTATGGAGCAATGTTGAGGGAGTGCATTCGACATCAGGTTGTTGCAAG ATATGTGTTGAAGTCCGAGCACATGAAAAAGTTTTTCGACCACATGCAAATTCCAGAATTTGATGTTGCTGCAGATGCTACAGCGACCTTTAAG GAGCTTATGACCAGGCATAAGTCTACAGTTGCTGAATTCCTCTTTGAAAATTATGATTGG TTCTTCCCTGAATTTAATGCAAAGCTTTTGGAATCAGCAAACTACATTACCAGAAGACAAGCTATCAAG CTTTTGGGAGATATTTTGCTTGATCGCTCAAATTCTGCTGTAATGACACGATATGTCAGCTCGAAGGATAATTTAAGGATTTTGATGAATCTTTTGAGG GAGGCCAGCAAGAACATTCAGCTCGATGCATTCCACGTGTTTAAG CTTTTCGTGGCTAATAGAAACAAACCTTCTGACATTATCAACATAATCGTGGCCAATAGAAGCAAGCTTCTACGTTTCTTTGCAAGCTTCAGGATCGATAAAG AAGATGAACAATTCGAGGCGGATAAAGCTCAAGTTGTGTAA
- the LOC132036613 gene encoding small ribosomal subunit protein eS8-like translates to MGISRDSMHKRRATGGKKKAWRKKRKYELGRQPANTKLVPNAKTVRRIRVRGGNVKWRALRLDTGNYSWGSEAVTRKTRLLDVVYNASNNELVRTQTLVKSAIVQVDAAPFKQWYLQHYGVEVGRKKKTAASKKEGEEAEAVPEEKKSNHVQRKLEKRQQDRKIDPHIEEQFASGRLLAAISSRPGQCGRADGYILEGKELEFYMKKLQKKKGKGASGATA, encoded by the exons ATGG GTATCTCTCGTGATTCTATGCACAAGAGACGTGCCACTGGAGGCAAAAAGAAGGCTTGGAGGAAGAAGAGAAA GTACGAGCTTGGAAGACAGCCAGCAAACACAAAGCTTGTGCCTAATGCTAAGACTGTTAGACGGATAAGAGTCCGAGGAGGTAATGTGAAGTGGCGTGCTTTGAGGTTGGATACTGGGAATTACTCTTGGGGTAGCGAGGCTGTTACAAGGAAGACTCGTTTGTTGGATGTGGTGTATAATGCCTCTAACAATGAGTTGGTTAGGACACAAACCCTGGTGAAGAGTGCAATTGTTCAGGTTGATGCAGCTCCATTTAAACAGTGGTATCTCCAACACTATGGAGTTGAAGTTGGTCGCAAGAAGAAGACTGCTGCTtccaagaaagaaggagag GAGGCTGAGGCTGTTCCAGAGGAGAAGAAGAGTAACCATGTCCAAAGAAAGCTGGAAAAGAGGCAACAGGATCGCAAGATTGACCCACATATTGAGGAGCAATTTGCTAGTGGGCGTCTATTGGCTGCAATCTCATCACGACCTGGCCAGTGTGGTCGCGCTGATGG TtacatcttggagggtaaggaACTCGAGTTTTACATGAAGAAACTccagaagaagaaagggaagggTGCCAGTGGTGCTACTGCTTAG
- the LOC132036473 gene encoding putative MO25-like protein At5g47540 isoform X1, producing the protein MPIPATQIAGLANGVNGSKSVKRSSSNLKKLFTKALRSTGVKSIFKSKAKPKLPADVVRRVRLLLEAVDSLDDNVDPKRFDKMQELDTLLHEMKSILYGSNECEPAVEACAQLTQEFFRDNTLRLIIVCLPKLNLEARKDATRIVANLQRQPVNSRLIASDYLEANTDLMDHLVSGYDDPSLALHYGAMLRECIRHQVVARYVLKSEHMKKFFDHMQIPEFDVAADATATFKELMTRHKSTVAEFLFENYDWFFPEFNAKLLESANYITRRQAIKLLGDILLDRSNSAVMTRYVSSKDNLRILMNLLREASKNIQLDAFHVFKLFVANRNKPSDIINIIVANRSKLLRFFASFRIDKEHCLFAEDEQFEADKAQVV; encoded by the exons ATGCCGATTCCGGCGACCCAAATCGCTGGGTTAGCGAATGGGGTAAATGGGTCTAAGTCCGTGAAACGATCTTCGAGTAATTTGAAGAAGTTGTTTACTAAGGCGTTGCGTTCCACCGGTGTTAAGTCCATCTTCAAATCAAAGGCTAAGCCTAAGCTTCCTGCGGACGTTGTTCGTCGTGTTAGGTTATTGCTCGAGGCTGTTGATTCCCTTGACGACAATGTTGATCCCAAGCGTTTCGATAAG ATGCAGGAATTGGATACTCTTTTACATGAGATGAAATCCATCTTGTATGGAAGTAATGAATGTGAACCCGCTGTTGAAGCCTGCGCGCAACTGACTCAAGAATTTTTTCGAGATAATACACTCCGTCTTATCATCGTTTGTCTTCCTAAATTGAACTTGGAG GCCCGAAAAGATGCCACGCGAATTGTTGCCAATCTGCAAAGGCAACCAGTTAATTCGCGCTTGATTGCTTCTGATTACTTGGAAGCCAACACAGACCTTATGGATCATTTGGTATCTGG gtatGATGATCCAAGTCTTGCTTTGCATTATGGAGCAATGTTGAGGGAGTGCATTCGACATCAGGTTGTTGCAAG ATATGTGTTGAAGTCCGAGCACATGAAAAAGTTTTTCGACCACATGCAAATTCCAGAATTTGATGTTGCTGCAGATGCTACAGCGACCTTTAAG GAGCTTATGACCAGGCATAAGTCTACAGTTGCTGAATTCCTCTTTGAAAATTATGATTGG TTCTTCCCTGAATTTAATGCAAAGCTTTTGGAATCAGCAAACTACATTACCAGAAGACAAGCTATCAAG CTTTTGGGAGATATTTTGCTTGATCGCTCAAATTCTGCTGTAATGACACGATATGTCAGCTCGAAGGATAATTTAAGGATTTTGATGAATCTTTTGAGG GAGGCCAGCAAGAACATTCAGCTCGATGCATTCCACGTGTTTAAG CTTTTCGTGGCTAATAGAAACAAACCTTCTGACATTATCAACATAATCGTGGCCAATAGAAGCAAGCTTCTACGTTTCTTTGCAAGCTTCAGGATCGATAAAG AGCATTGTTTGTTTGCAGAAGATGAACAATTCGAGGCGGATAAAGCTCAAGTTGTGTAA
- the LOC132038262 gene encoding protein FAR1-RELATED SEQUENCE 4-like, whose product MGGIAPQTIITDQAQGMGIAIREVMSGTRHRLCQWHISQNAPSHLGSLNNDKGFSKLFNKCMSECDSITEFEETWEMMLTMYNIEEHKWLKNLYNIRHMWSTAFNNDVFSAGLKASSRSESTNHVLNGLGDLSTYLHIFVTNYEKNAVNKWRLSEEHEDFNCKQGRPTLAVKGSPILAQVSIVYTHKIYNMFEKEFLKGAGACYIEAQVYCDDQVSKYEVRMHNSTKNWFVELDSTTLHVTCTCKKFESVECREIFQRHLENASDELDDYLGKLDNTTVHSSAKNGKKNIEDKDTAFDLDLDDSNVSILTLLQGVENTTQPRKDVATWHLLNRNTESLQAFWNKNHV is encoded by the exons ATGGGAGGCATTGCCCCGCAAACTATTATAACTGATCAAGCTCAAGGAATGGGAATTGCTATTAGAGAAGTGATGTCTGGAACTAGACATAGACTGTGTCAATGGCACATATCCCAGAATGCCCCATCTCATTTGGGCTCACTTAATAATGATAAAGGTTTTTCTAAACTTTTCAACAAGTGTATGTCAGAATGTGATTCTATTACTGAGTTTGAAGAAACCTGGGAGATGATGCTTACAATGTATAATATAGAAGAACATAAATGGTTGAAGAATCTTTACAATATTCGACACATGTGGTCCACAGCTTTTAATAATGATGTCTTTAGTGCTGGATTGAAAGCCTCATCTCGAAGTGAAAGTACTAATCATGTATTAAACGGGCTTGGTGACTTGAGCACTTATTTGCACATATTTGTCACTAACTATGAGAAAAATGCAGTAAATAAGTGGCGGCTGAGTGAAGAACATGAAGACTTCAACTGTAAACAAGGTAGACCTACTCTTGCTGTAAAAGGTAGTCCAATTTTAGCTCAGGTTTCTATCGTCTACACTCACAAGATTTATAACATGTTTGAGAAAGAGTTTCTCAAAGgagccggggcatgttatattgAGGCACAagtatattgtgatgatcaAGTGTCCAAATATGAAGTAAGAATGCATAATTCAACCAAGAATTGGTTTGTGGAGTTGGATTCCACAACTTTACATGTGACATGCACTTGCAAGAAGTTTGAATCTGTGG AGTGTCGAGAAATTTTTCAAAGACATCTCGAAAATGCTTCAGATGAATTGGATGACTATCTAGGCAAATTGGACAACACTACTGTTCATTCTTCAGCAAAAAATggtaagaaaaatatagaagacAAG GATACTGCTTTTGACTTGGATTTGGATGACTCAAATGTCTCAATTTTAACCTTGTTACAAGGTGTTGAGAATACTACACAG CCAAGGAAAGATGTTGCAACTTGGCATCTCCTCAATAGGAACACAGAGAGCCTTCAGGCTTTCTGGAATAAGAATCATGtatga
- the LOC132036048 gene encoding pirin-like protein At1g50590: MSVVTEPRSIARKFLARPQQEGLGAVVRRSIGRFELRYFDPFIVLDEFSVSAPAGFPDHPHRGFETVTYMLQGALTHEDFDGNKGTVEAGDLQWITTGRGVVHSEMPAAEGTQKGLQLWINLSSQHKMVQPRYQEISSENIEEATRDGIKVRVIAGEALGVKSTIHTKTPTMYLDFTLKPGSQIQQPIPKSYNSFVYILEGEGIFGQDSRTNSPISSHNLLLLSGFGDGLVAWNKGTKILRFILVGGEPLGEPIAQLGPFVMNTQEEIDQTIEDFENFSNGFEKARHWRSQARVELGY; this comes from the exons ATGTCAGTTGTAACAGAACCACGCTCTATTGCCAGAAAATTTTTGGCAAGGCCTCAACAGGAAGGCCTTGGAGCTGTTGTTAGAAGAAGCATTGGAAg ATTTGAGTTGAGATACTTTGATCCTTTCATAGTTTTGGATGAATTCTCAG TTTCTGCTCCGGCTGGTTTTCCTGATCATCCACATAGAG GCTTTGAAACCGTCACCTACATGTTGCAG GGAGCTTTGACACATGAAGATTTTGATGGAAACAAAGGCACAGTTGAAGCAGGTGATTTACAGTGGATCACTACTGGAAGAGGAGTAGTTCATTCAGAAATGCCTGCAGCTGAGGGAACTCAAAAGGGTCTACAACTGTGGATTAATCTATCCTCCCAACACAAAAT GGTACAGCCAAGGTATCAAGAAATATCAAGTGAGAACATAGAAGAAGCTACAAGAGATGGGATAAAAGTGAGAGTTATTGCAGGGGAAGCACTAGGAGTAAAATCAACTATACACACAAAAACTCCAACAATGTACTTGGACTTTACTCTAAAACCAGGATCtcaaattcaacaaccaattcccaaatcatacaactcatttgtatatattttagaaGGTGAGGGTATTTTTGGCcaagattcaagaacaaatTCACCAATATCTTCACATAATTTGTTGCTTTTGAGTGGATTTGGTGATGGGCTTGTGGCATGGAACAAGGGGACAAAAATACTAAGGTTTATATTAGTAGGTGGAGAGCCACTGGGTGAACCAATAGCACAATTGGGACCTTTTGTGATGAATACTCAAGAAGAAATTGACCAaacaattgaagattttgagAATTTTAGTAATGGTTTTGAGAAAGCTAGGCATTGGCGATCTCAAGCTAGAGTTGAGCTGGGTTATTAA
- the LOC132036473 gene encoding putative MO25-like protein At5g47540 isoform X3 produces the protein MPIPATQIAGLANGVNGSKSVKRSSSNLKKLFTKALRSTGVKSIFKSKAKPKLPADVVRRVRLLLEAVDSLDDNVDPKRFDKMQELDTLLHEMKSILYGSNECEPAVEACAQLTQEFFRDNTLRLIIVCLPKLNLEARKDATRIVANLQRQPVNSRLIASDYLEANTDLMDHLVSGYDDPSLALHYGAMLRECIRHQVVARYVLKSEHMKKFFDHMQIPEFDVAADATATFKELMTRHKSTVAEFLFENYDWFFPEFNAKLLESANYITRRQAIKLLGDILLDRSNSAVMTRYVSSKDNLRILMNLLREASKNIQLDAFHVFKLFVANRNKPSDIINIIVANRSKLLRFFASFRIDKDEQFEADKAQVV, from the exons ATGCCGATTCCGGCGACCCAAATCGCTGGGTTAGCGAATGGGGTAAATGGGTCTAAGTCCGTGAAACGATCTTCGAGTAATTTGAAGAAGTTGTTTACTAAGGCGTTGCGTTCCACCGGTGTTAAGTCCATCTTCAAATCAAAGGCTAAGCCTAAGCTTCCTGCGGACGTTGTTCGTCGTGTTAGGTTATTGCTCGAGGCTGTTGATTCCCTTGACGACAATGTTGATCCCAAGCGTTTCGATAAG ATGCAGGAATTGGATACTCTTTTACATGAGATGAAATCCATCTTGTATGGAAGTAATGAATGTGAACCCGCTGTTGAAGCCTGCGCGCAACTGACTCAAGAATTTTTTCGAGATAATACACTCCGTCTTATCATCGTTTGTCTTCCTAAATTGAACTTGGAG GCCCGAAAAGATGCCACGCGAATTGTTGCCAATCTGCAAAGGCAACCAGTTAATTCGCGCTTGATTGCTTCTGATTACTTGGAAGCCAACACAGACCTTATGGATCATTTGGTATCTGG gtatGATGATCCAAGTCTTGCTTTGCATTATGGAGCAATGTTGAGGGAGTGCATTCGACATCAGGTTGTTGCAAG ATATGTGTTGAAGTCCGAGCACATGAAAAAGTTTTTCGACCACATGCAAATTCCAGAATTTGATGTTGCTGCAGATGCTACAGCGACCTTTAAG GAGCTTATGACCAGGCATAAGTCTACAGTTGCTGAATTCCTCTTTGAAAATTATGATTGG TTCTTCCCTGAATTTAATGCAAAGCTTTTGGAATCAGCAAACTACATTACCAGAAGACAAGCTATCAAG CTTTTGGGAGATATTTTGCTTGATCGCTCAAATTCTGCTGTAATGACACGATATGTCAGCTCGAAGGATAATTTAAGGATTTTGATGAATCTTTTGAGG GAGGCCAGCAAGAACATTCAGCTCGATGCATTCCACGTGTTTAAG CTTTTCGTGGCTAATAGAAACAAACCTTCTGACATTATCAACATAATCGTGGCCAATAGAAGCAAGCTTCTACGTTTCTTTGCAAGCTTCAGGATCGATAAAG ATGAACAATTCGAGGCGGATAAAGCTCAAGTTGTGTAA
- the LOC132038263 gene encoding protein FAR1-RELATED SEQUENCE 5-like, giving the protein MSTFEKANNAESDAELLEDIRAEDENEKKNQEEVSEDVIIELEGKMKNQIVKDEKEAYMLYCEYAHSKGFSVRKDKQYYFQGSEVVREKRFVCYRHGEKDERLRKSSKVSCNHIDTRSKCPAMIIFKRQIPNSPFTVDRFIKEHNHEMASPKKRHLLKSARSITKAKKLVIENMVNLWYKANRNLFLHRRKKKWRGDVLGYSKKDCFNFINQLMKSKVEAGDAQSVVNEFNNRQASESLFYWDVQLDYEGRVANFFREMVDLELTMRFFGDVVSFDTTYRTNKYRMICAPFIGINHQRRI; this is encoded by the coding sequence ATGTCAACTTTTGAGAAGGCAAATAATGCTGAGAGTGACGCAGAATTATTAGAAGATATTAGAGCGGAAGAtgagaatgagaaaaaaaatcaagaggaAGTTTCAGAAGATGTCATAATTGAATTAgaagggaaaatgaaaaatcaaattgTTAAAGACGAGAAAGAGGCTTATATGTTATATTGTGAATATGCACATTCCAAAGGTTTCAGTGTACGGAAGGATAAGCAATATTATTTTCAAGGTAGCGAAGTGGTTAGAGAAAAACGTTTCGTATGCTATAGGCATGgggaaaaagatgaaaggctAAGAAAATCCAGTAAGGTGTCTTGCAATCATATTGACACGCGATCAAAATGTCCTGCAATGATAATCTTTAAGCGTCAAATTCCTAATAGTCCTTTCACGGTGGATAGATTTATTAAAGAGCATAACCATGAGATGGCTTCACCGAAAAAGAGACATTTGCTAAAATCAGCTCGTTCTATAACTAAAGCCAAAAAGCTAGTTATTGAAAATATGGTTAATCTTTGGTATAAAGCCAATCGCAACCTATTCTTACACCGGCGTAAGAAGAAATGGAGGGGTGATGTTTTAGGCTATTCAAAGAAAGattgttttaattttataaaccaGTTGATGAAATCTAAGGTGGAAGCTGGGGATGCTCAAagtgttgttaatgaatttaatAATAGACAAGCGAGTGAAAGTCTCTTTTATTGGGATGTTCAACTTGATTACGAAGGGCGTGTGGCTAACTTTTTCCGAGAGATGGTCGATCTAGAATTGACTATGAGATTTTTTGGTGATGTCGTTTCTTTTGATACCACATATCGGACAAACAAGTATCGTATGATTTGTGCACCATTTATTGGAATAAATCATCAACGGCGAATATAA